One part of the Andrena cerasifolii isolate SP2316 chromosome 4, iyAndCera1_principal, whole genome shotgun sequence genome encodes these proteins:
- the Su(var)2-10 gene encoding E3 SUMO-protein ligase Su(var)2-10 isoform X7, whose protein sequence is MYGQTGGSGEPQIDQNMHSRNYYTRQAISQQQQSQSAVSSGKDLPPAHQASLPQAPRTNPVYQSTGYTSVTPQQTTSAAYNPYPYPQKVLPPQLQIQPRSQYPVHPDVRLKKLPFFDLLAELLKPSSLMPQGSMRLQENTFMFHLTPQQSTDIASSRDCRAGSKMDYTVQVQMRFCLQETSCEQEDCFPPSIAVKVNGKLCPLPNPIPTNKPGVEPKRPPRPVNISPLVKLSPTVGNQIHVTWSADYGRRYAIAIYLVRKLSSTELLSRLKSRGVRHSDYTRGLIKEKLNEDADSEIATTSLRVSLACPLGKMRMITPCRASTCLHLQCFDGSLFLQMNERKPTWNCPVCDKPALYDTLVIDGYFQEVLNSKKLLPDVNEIQLLQDGSWENLVLKKEKDKDKTETNVIMNTQERKIDVDTVDLDETNPTPPKEKKRAVVIDLISDSDDDDENTTPTQSTKKVASGTPSPKKSQTSSISSTSESPELMIIDLE, encoded by the exons ATGTATGGCCAAACAGGTGGTTCTGGGGAACCACAGATTGATCAAAACATGCATTCCAGAAATTATTACACAAG GCAAGCTATCAGTCAGCAGCAACAGTCACAGTCCGCAGTTTCCAGTGGTAAAGACCTGCCACCGGCGCACCAAGCATCCTTACCTCAAGCACCTAGAACGAACCCAGTATATCAGTCCACAGGATATACTAGCGTGACGCCACAG CAGACCACAAGCGCAGCGTATAATCCATATCCGTACCCACAGAAAGTTTTACCACCTCAGTTGCAAATACAGCCTAGGAGTCAGTACCCTGTTCATCCAGACGTCAGACTAAAAAAGCTGCCATTTTTCGATTTACTGGCTGAATTACTGAAGCCATCTAGTTTAATGCCTCAAGGGTCTATGAGATTACAAGAGAACACATTTATGTTTCATTTAACCCCGCAACAATCTACCGACATAGCTAGTTCGCGAGATTGTCGTGCAGGAAGTAAAATGGACTATACTGTACAG GTACAAATGCGATTTTGTTTACAAGAAACATCGTGCGAACAAGAAGACTGTTTCCCGCCTAGTATTGCCGTGAAAGTTAACGGAAAATTATGCCCTCTACCT aatccGATACCCACGAACAAGCCAGGAGTAGAACCAAAGAGGCCGCCGCGGCCTGTCAATATTAGCCCATTAGTTAAGTTATCTCCCACTGTAGGAAATCAAATTCACGTCACGTGGTCGGCCGACTACGGCAGACGGTACGCAATCGCGATATATTTAGTTAGGAAACTTTCCAGTACAGAATTATTATCGAGATTAAAAAGTAGAGGAGTTCGACATTCGGATTACACGAGAGGTTTAA TTAAGGAAAAGCTTAACGAGGACGCAGATAGCGAGATAGCGACGACGTCGCTCAGAGTGTCGTTAGCTTGTCCGTTAGGGAAGATGCGGATGATCACGCCGTGCCGCGCATCCACGTGTTTGCATTTACAATGTTTCGACGGGTCATTGTTTCTTCAAATGAACGAAAGGAAACCGACGTGGAACTGCCCTGTTTGTGATAAACCAGCATTATACGACACACTTGTGATCGACGGATACTTTCAAGAGGTACTCAACTCTAAGAAACTGTTACCGGATGTGAACGAGATCCAGTTGCTCCAAGATGGGTCGTGGGAGAATTTAGTTCTGAAGAAAGAGAAGGACAAAGACAAGACTGAAACGAACGTGATCATGAACACGCAGGAACGTAAAATTGATGTGGACACCGTAGACTTAG ATGAAACCAATCCAACACCTCCGAAGGAAAAGAAACGGGCCGTTGTTATTGACCTAATATCAGATAGCGATGACGATGACGAAAATACCACACCCACGCAAAGTACAAAGAAAGTAGCTAGTGGTACACCCTCGCCAAAAAAATCGCAGACTAGCTCTATTAGTAGTACAAGTGAATCCCCAGAGTTGATGATAATTGATTTAGAATAA